The DNA window ctttatttatacattcatctcgttccatattttcgtgattcagttatacatacatttcatacatacatacatactgtacatacatacatacatatatatataatatatatgtatatataatacatacatacatacacacatatatatatataataattatataaaaccatCACATGCTTCCTTTTcagaaacagacaaataaattaaGGCTCTAGACTTCGTCACCTGTGTAGATAAGCTTTGTCGGTATTGCTTCTCTATCGGGAAGATGGAGAGACAAAGCTTTTTATGAAAGCATCTTTTCTTTATGTGGTGgactttttatttacaaaaccatACATTTACGTGATTTCCAAGAACCACCGTAATTCGCaattcttaaaaaagaaatgtaataactaCCTTCATGTCGGAAAATTACTCCAATAAGGAGTGGGTTGATGTAGGAAATGAATGGCAAGGGGGAGGAATAGGATTCCTTCTCAGGACTCCCAAAAGGGGCTCCTGGATGCCCGGCCATAAGAAAAAGGGTGAGAGTAGGATTAACATAATATCCTTACTTGTAACACTAATCAATATTGTATCTTGCAAAAAAATTTAGGATCCTGATGCGAAAGGCAACTGTTCGGGAGGAAATACTTACAATCAATAAAGTTATCGCTGACAATCCCATAATATCAGTACTATATGCTTATTGTTAAAGACGTAATACTAAATAAGGTCAACAGATGTCCTTAGGAAAGCTCAgagatatataaatctttatgatatattttgttactttattacGTTCTTTTTTATCATATCTCTTTTTCATTGTTGCTTCCTAatttgctctgttatttctaaatttcttttcttgtactgAAAATTCTTCTGTAAATCACCATTCCCAGAATCTGAGTATCATTCAGAAGCAGTTTTTATTTACACAGTGCCCTGTCTAATATGGATAATGATAATTCAATCACAGAAATTACACAAGGGAGGAACTTTTATTAAATGAACCTCAGTCAGAAGACGAGTAATAAATAATAGTTGTAATCACAGAAGTAGAAAAGAGGACGAAGAACGAGTTAATGGTAGTAGCCATAATATGGATAAACAACCGCCTCGTGGTACTGTTGAGAATGTCCATAGTAAGGGTGTTCGACTCCAATTGTGTACCCGTAGGCAGCGCCGTGCCCGTGCCCGTGTCCGTGCCCGTGTCCGTGCCCGAGCCCGAGCCCGTGCCCGTGCCCGTGCCCGTAGCCGTAGCTGAAGTATGGATGGCCGAAGCCGTGGCCGAATCCATGGCCGAATCCTCCATGGAGGAAGCCAGGGTCAGCATCCCTCTTACGTAAGAAGTGATGGTAGGAGCCGACGTAAGAGTGCAGTCCGTAAGGGTGGCCGGCTACGAACGGACCGTAACCGTATCCATAACCGTAGCCCAGTCCGTGGCCGTGATGGCCAAAACCGTGGCCGTACAGACCGTGCCCGAAGCTTAAATGGCCGAAGCCGGGTTTAGCCTCACGCTTCTGGTTGGCTAATACGCAGGTGATGAGCAAAAGTACGATCTGGAATAACAAGGGAATGTTAAAAAATTGGCTTGGGTGAAAACACACACTAATTTCCAACCACCCACATTCATGCTCACCCGTccagatacatacatgcatacatacatacatgcacacacattatatatatatatatatatatatatatatatatatatatatatatatatatatatatatatatatatatatatatattcttactttttGTTGTTTCTCAGGTGAACTCCAGTACAGAAAGCTTCCATAATATTGCTGTTTGTTGCCTTACTATAAAGACTTATCAGCCCCTCTATTTAGAACACACTCTCTCTTGTCCTCTTCCTCCTAGCACTTTCGAATTATATACTCTTTTCACCACCCTACAGCCTTCCATTCTACCAACATGACCCAACCATCTCAACTCCTGTTATCCATCCTTCCAACGAAACTTAACTTGTTATACTCTTTCTTGTCTGTTTCAacatttttcaacttttcaattCTTATGCAATATGTAATAAGCTAAACATTTATTTCAGCCTCACCAAACTTCTCCCCCTCTCATTTGCATTCGAGATCCATACCCCACATCACTAAAGAAGATTTGTCTCAACAATTCCTTCGGACATTCCAACACTATGCGCCTATTTTCCTTTGGAATAGTGACGCCTGGAGCTTCAGCATTCCTTTTCTAAGAAGGCCATGTCAGATGAGGTATGTATGGAGCCTTGTATGGAGCGTTGTTAGCATCCAGAAGGTCAATATTACACAGGCACATCCACATTTACCCAATGCAATCCATTTAAAATGCAAACTCCAACCCTATACACTGTGTCAATTTAACATGCAAACTCCAAGCCTATACACTATGTCAATTTAAAATGCAAACT is part of the Macrobrachium rosenbergii isolate ZJJX-2024 chromosome 9, ASM4041242v1, whole genome shotgun sequence genome and encodes:
- the LOC136842133 gene encoding keratin-associated protein 6-2-like, giving the protein MFPPTDLSNVSSDFTSENSSSVLEAHIPYHGHAEAYGKSYRTLFCPFLMIVLLLITCVLANQKREAKPGFGHLSFGHGLYGHGFGHHGHGLGYGYGYGYGPFVAGHPYGLHSYVGSYHHFLRKRDADPGFLHGGFGHGFGHGFGHPYFSYGYGHGHGHGLGLGHGHGHGHGHGHGAAYGYTIGVEHPYYGHSQQYHEAVVYPYYGYYH